Proteins encoded together in one Glandiceps talaboti chromosome 11, keGlaTala1.1, whole genome shotgun sequence window:
- the LOC144442613 gene encoding uncharacterized protein LOC144442613, with product MIHSQSTHSESTPMYTSTHSQSTHTSTHHSTPTSTHSQSLPTSTQSISTYLHTTHKLL from the exons ATGATACATAGTCAATCCACACATAGTGAATCCACACCTATGTATACCTCCACACACAGTCAATCCACACATACCTCCACACA TCATTCCACACCTACCTCCACACACAGTCAATCCTTACCTACCTCCACACAGTCAATTAGCACATACCTCCACACA ACACACAAAttactttaa